The following nucleotide sequence is from Zingiber officinale cultivar Zhangliang chromosome 10A, Zo_v1.1, whole genome shotgun sequence.
ATCCCTTTTCCTCAGAAGCTTATAGCATCCCAGAAAGATGAAGAGTTCAATCAATTCCTGAAGAAGATCAAAGAAATCTGCATAGAAGTATCACTGATAGATGCACTACACCAAATGCCGAAGTTCgtaaaatttttaaagggaatTTTATCTAACAGGAGGCAAAAAGGTGACTTTGAGACCGTGGCATTGACAAAGAATTGTAGCGCTCTCCTTATGGCAAATTCTCCACCAAAGCTTcaggatccaggaagcttctccaTACCGTGTaaaattggttctgaactcaTACCGAGAGCTTTCTGTGACTTGGGGGCTAGCGTCAACCTACTTCCGTACTATTTATGCAAGAAGCTGGGCCTCTAGAACATTAAATTAACCACtatggtgttagagtgtatactgaaagcataagctttgtaaacattcattatgaataaagaatcacatttggtcaaattgtctacatttagttgtagttgttcaattaatttatactgtagataacatagtatgtggtgtcacatgcagaagatgatgttatcagtaccttataaattataaacagtagctcacgaccaaaatgtaaaggaacaaaccattagaaggtcgtagtgtaattaggtatcagtttatcttgactgtataattacactagtacacttagagtgtattgagtaggaccatttgaggtcgtttcttttatactgactttataaagaaacaaagacctcggttattatggaagtgtgtgctcttaatcctaatataataacaagcacatatatttgatatttatttctttaatttatcaatgggtgagatttagttcgatgaatcaataagcccgataagttgggaaatggtatcacttatagtgtgtgttgttgattatagaaggaagcgtgtcctagagatactaggttgataatgtcctcaagaggagctcataaggattgtcatgttaaaccctgcaggtggacttagtccgacatgataataaggttgagtggtactactcttggactaagatattaattaaatgagttgtcagtaactcacttaattagtggacattcgatgtcttaaacacagggagactaacacactcataataagaaggagcccaaaaatgtaatttgggattggtgcggtagttcaataatagttctctagtggaatgaattattattgataaaattaagttgtgtgttcggggcgaacacgggatgcttaattttatcgggagaccaaaactaattcctcctctcggtccctatcgtagcctcttatttatagagtactatacccacctatacccaccttctatacccaccaatagggggtcggccaagctagcttgggaaccaagctagggccggcctaggtataaattggggtggtcggccctagcttgaacccaaactagtgggggccggccaaattaaattaaaaaaaaaatttaattttaatttttattatgtggaagaaataatttattaaagagaattaaaattaaaatatctctcttgtaaaagatctacaaaagattaaagaaagagattagatctctttccttatttgtagattggtgagatattttattttctctttaaaattatccacatgttgataaaattaaaattatagaaatttctttttatcaaccatgaagagatttttaaagagaaattttaattttaaaatttccgaaaacaaattaggaagttttaattgttgattaaaacttgtctaatttatctcttttgatgtggccggccatcatgtgtttaattgggaaattttattttatttttctcaattaaatcatgttaaagaaattaaggaaattttattgtaattaaatttcctaatttgcctaggctaaggaatataaaagaaggggtgagggtgccttcatgagacacaacctctattatttctctccctcttttgttccttggtgtggccgcccatcatcatcatcctctccctctcttcctcttgtggttgccgaacctctctcttcccttggagctcttgtggtggccggatcctacttggagaagaagaagaagaaggaaagaaagctagcatctcttggagcttggttggtgttttgattttcttccttggtgaagcttccttgttgtggccgaacctagctaggaggagaagaaggtggttggtggtttctcatctcggaagataattgcccacacaacgtccgaggttagaagaggaatacggtagaagatcaagaagtctttctagaaggtataactagtagtttttcc
It contains:
- the LOC122026621 gene encoding uncharacterized protein LOC122026621, with product MGDPQIITQKELNSEKEPSLLFPNQTQNRDGEEATKKIEETLQDTPQNQTIPFPQKLIASQKDEEFNQFLKKIKEICIEVSLIDALHQMPKFVKFLKGILSNRRQKGDFETVALTKNCSALLMANSPPKLQDPGSFSIPCKIGSELIPRAFCDLGASVNLLPYYLCKKLGL